The genomic segment GCCGGCGCCGCGCTGGTCGGTGCGAAGAAGATCATCGCGATCGACATGGACAACAAGAAATTGCAGTGGGCGCGCGAGTTCGGCGCCACCCACACCATCAATGCCAAGGAGCTCGATGTCGTCGAGACCTTGCAAGACCTGACCGACGGGTTCGGTGCCGATGTCGTGATCGACGCGGTCGGTCGCCCGGAGACCTGGAAGCAGGCCTTCTACGGCCGCGACCTCGCCGGAACCGTTGTCCTGGTGGGTGTTCCGACCCCCGATATGACACTCGAGATGCCGCTGGTCGACTTCTTTTCTCGCGGCGGATCTTTGAAGTCCTCCTGGTATGGCGACTGCCTGCCCGAACGCGACTTCCCCACCCTGATCAGCCTCTACCGCCAAGGCCGGCTTCCCCTAGAGAAGTTCGTCTCCGAACGCATCAGCCTCGATGCCATCGAAGACGCCTTCCACAAGATGCACGCCGGTGAAGTGCTGCGCTCGGTGGTCGTGCTGTGAGCGGCATCGAGCGGGTCGTCACCCACGGCACCTTCGAACTCGACGGCGGCAGTTGGGAAGTCGACAACAACATCTGGATCGTCGGTGACGAGTCCGAGGTGATCGTCATCGACGCCGCTCACAACGCCAAGGCCATCGAGGATGCCGTCGGCAACCGGCACGTCGTCGCGGTGGTGTGCACTCACGGCCACAACGACCACATCACCGTCGCGCCGCAACTGTCCGCCGATCTCGACGCGCCGGTGCTACTGAATCCGGCCGACGACATGCTGTGGCGAATGACGCACGGCGACAAGCAGTTCGCCACCATCGAAGACGGCCAGGTGCTCAAGGCCGACGGCATCGAGCTGCATGCGATCGCCACCCCCGGACACTCCCCCGGCTCGACCTGCCTGTACGCACCGGCACTCGGTGCGGTGTTCTCCGGCGACACCCTGTTCCAGGGCGGCCCCGGCGCGACCGGCCGGTCATTCTCCGACTTCCCGACCATCCTCGGGTCGATCAAGGACAAACTCGGCAAGCTGCCCGCCGACACCGTCGTCTACACCGGCCACGGCGACACCACCCGCATCGGCGACGAGTTGGTGAACTACGACGAGTGGGTTGCCAAGGGCAGCTAGCTCTGCGACTGAGTTCCCGAGGCCCAGCGCTCGGACCAGCTTTGGAGACTGTTGAGAGTCTTCATGAGGCTATGACCACTGTCGGTCAGGCGATAACCGCCGTCGTCGTGCACGACGGTTCCAAGCTCGCGTAAGTCCTTCAGGCGCGCGTTGAGCGAGCCCGGATTGGTTTCACAGGCTTCCTGAAGCGCGCGGAAATTCAACGGTCCGTCGCGCAGTTCCCACAACACCCGAAGCGCGCCGCGCCGCCCGAGCACATCGAGAACGACCATGATCGGACGCCCGCTCGACGAGCCACGTACCGGCCGGCCAACCTTCGGAACATTCATGCTTTACATTTTGTAGCACACGTGGGTATCGTCGCAACCATGACACGCTATAAGAATCATAGCGAAGCCCGGGTGGCGCCGGCCGCCTCTCCGCTTCCCGCGGACATCCAAGGCAGCATCGACGCAGTGATGCGAGGCGGTGAACCGCTGATTCTCTTCACCACGCTGGCCCGCGATCGTCGGCTGTTCTTCAAGCTCTTCAGCGCGGGACTTCTCGACCGGGGACACCTGAGCATCCGGCAGCGCGAGATCGTCATCGACCGCACAACCGCATTGTGCAATGCCGAATACGAATGGGGTGTGCATGTAGCGGCGTATGCCGCCAAGGCAGGGCTCGATGCGCCGCAGATCGCATCACTCGTGGAAGGCGTTGCAGACGAGGAACATTGGTCCGACGGGGACCGAGTCCTCATCCGGCTCTGCGACAGCTTGCATCGGTCCTGCAGTGTCGATGACGAACTGTGGGAGAGCCTCACCCGATATCACTCGGACGAGGCGATCATCGAATTGCTCATGCTTGCCGGCTACTACCGCATGATCAGCTACCTCGTCAACGGACTTCGACTACCGCTCGAACCGAACGCACCGCGCTTTGCGGACATCCATGGACTCGGCCAGCAATTCCGCTTGCCGGCAGGAGAATAGAAAAGGAGAAGGCGATGCCATTCGTCAACGTGAAGGTCATCGAGGGAGTGTTCTCGGCGGCACAGAAGCAGGAGATCATCCAGAAGGTCACCGACGCCATGGTCGACATCGAGGGCGAGAACATGCGACCCGTCACCTGGGTGGTGGTCGAGGAGGTTAGCAGCGGCGACTGGGGCGTGGGCGGTCATCCGCTGCATACCGCCGACGTTAAAGCAATGGCCGCCCAGCCCGTCAGCCGTTAGGGCGTAATCACCGAACTGCTGGGATCGACCAGGATTTTCGCGTGCACTTCTGGATCACCCAGGGCGTCGAAGGCGGCCGCGACACCGTCGAGGCCGACCTTCCCCGTCACCAACGCGGACGCGTCGAGCTTGCCGTCGGCCAGCATGTGCAGGGTGTCGCGGAATTCCAGTGGCGTGTAGGCGAATACGAATCGCAGGTCGATCTCTTTGACGTTGGCCATCGACGGCCGTATCCGGTCTGCACCCATGCACACCCCGGCGACGACCACACGTGAGTTCAGCGACGCCGCACCGATGATCCCGTCCAGCACGCCGGGCACCCCGACACATTCAAAGATCACCGGCCGCTTGGGCGCTACCGCGCCCAGAGCGTCGGCGACGCGATAGACGTGCTGCCATCCGGGAAGCTTCCGCAGTTTCTCCATCGCGCTCATACCGCCCTCGTAGAGGGCCGGCGCGTCGAGCGGCTTGGACGCCTGTTCGTAAGGCGAATCCACCTTCGGATCGACGACGATGTGGGCGCCGCACCGCGCTGCCAGCGCTCGCCGAGCCGGCGAGAAGTCACTGGCGACGATGGTGGCCACTCCCAACGTTTTCAGCTGGCAGATGATCCCCAAACCGACTGGCCCGCAACCGATCACGATGGCCGTGTCGCCCTTCTTGATCTCACTGCGCCGCACTGCGTGCAGTGCGACCGCCATCGGCTCAGTGAGCGCGGCGACGTCCAGCGACAGCCCGTTGGGCACGGCGAACGTCATGGCAGCCTGAACCAGGACCTGCTCGGCGTACCCGCCCGGAGCAAGCGGAGACAGCCCGGTCAAGTGCACACCGCCGTGACCGCGCACCAGCGGGAAGGACACCACCCGCGTGCCGACCCTGAAGCCCTTCGGTGTCTTGCGGCCGCGTTCGGCGACCTCCCCGGAGAACTCGTGACCCATCACCACGGGGGTGTCGCTGCGCATGAAGTCGCGGTAGCCCATCTCTTCGGCGTTGCTGCGCACCTCGTCGGCATGGTCCTTGGCATGCAGATCCGATCCGCAGATGCCACAGCTGGCAACATTGACCACCAGCTGACCGTCCGTGGGCTTCGGGGCGGGCATCTCGATCACCGACAACGTTCCGTGCACACAGCTGACAGCCTTCACGGCGTTTCAGCCTACTCGCCCAGGATCCTGCGCTTCTCCGCGTCGAACTCGTCCTGTGTCAGCGCTCCCGAATCCCGCAGAGCGGCCAGGGTTTTCAGTTGCTCCAGCCGTACCCCCTGATCCGACGGCGTGTACTGGTGAGCCGGGGTGAACTGCTGAACCGTGGGCTGTTGCCTGCGCAGGATCAGCGATGCGATCAGGTCCAGCAGGCCCAGTCCGAAGATCCCCCCGAATACCCAGGGCAGATATCCTGCGCCGCTTTCCTTGCCGAACGCCAGCCGCGGATTGATGTAGCCGTTCACCTGCCCGTCGGTGCGAATCTGGTAGGTACCGGCAGCGGGGATTTCAGCGGTCCAGATCCGAATGTGCGTATCACTGTTGATCGTCGTCAGAGTGCCGTGGTTTTCGGTCAGCACCGGGTCGGCGACGCCCTCCGGCGGAACGATGTTCAACCGCAACGACGGCAATGGGAAACCGCTCGACGGCGACCCGGTGACCGAGGTGTGAAAGCTGATCTGCGCCGGGCCGGCCGGCAGCTGCACCTGAGCCGCACCGGGAATCGGGACCTCGCCGTAGGCGTCGAACTCGTCGAGCACGAACGCGTTGAGGACCATCACGATGATGAAACCGACACCACCGATCACCATCATCAAGATTCCCGAGAGCGTCAGGATGCGGGAGACAGTCTTGGTGGCGGCCATGGTGAGAAAGTGTGTCACGCCGGGCTCTGCGCCGCGGCTCCTATCAGCCAGGTCACCAGCCCCGTCCGCAAGCCCTCGACGAACCGGGTATGCGGGTCGGGAAAGCCGAGTTCGGAGATCACGTCGCGCATCGACTCGGTAGGCACCGAGAACGGGAACATGCCGGCGACGAGGCTCAACGTTCCCTCGCCGAAGAACGCCACGAACTCGTCCGGCAGCCACGGCAGCTGACGGGCGGCCAGCTCGGACACCGTTGCGATGCTCTGCATGACCCGAACTTTGAAGTCACGGGCGAACTCACCCGAGATGTTGCGCTCCAGCACACCGGCCATCGCGCCCAGCAGCTCACACATCAATCGCCGCTCCACCAGCGTCTCGGTGACGACGCCGGCGAACCGAATCTCGGTCGCATAGCCGGGCTTTCGCGCGCGCGGCCGCCCCAGCCGTTGCTCGAGCTCCGCCACCCAGTCGCGGCACTCCTCGTGGAGCACCTCGAGGAGGATCGCCTCTCGGGTGTCGAAGTAGCGCAGCACGTTGGACTTCGCCAGACCCACCCGCTCGCTGATGTCACGCAGCGTGACTCCGTCGACCCCTTTCTCAGACAGTGCCGCCCGCGCCGCGGTAAGGATCGCCGAGCGGCGGGCAGCCAACTGCTCGGGCCGCCTGGCGCGCTGGAACGTCGAAGTCACGGGCTTCAATTTAGCAGACCAGCGTTCTCTTGTTATCAGACCGTTGTTCTGTTAACGTCGCCGGCATGACTGATCTCGCCCTCACCGTCCCCGACCTCTCCGGGAAACTTGCCGTCGTCACCGGCTCCAACAGCGGACTGGGACTCGGGGTCACCAAGCGCTTCGCCGCCGCAGGAGCCGATGTGGTCATGGCGATCCGCAACCGCGCCAAGGGCGAAGCCGCGATCGCCGACATCCGCGCCGAGGTCCCCGACGCCAAACTGACCATCAAGAACCTCGACCTCTCCTCGCTGGCCAGTGTCGCCGCACTCGGTGCAGAACTGAACGCAGAAGGCCGCCCGATCGACATCCTGGTCAACAACGCCGGCGTGATGCAGCCTCCCGAGCGCGACACCACCGCCGACGGGGTCGAGCTGCAATTCGGCTGCAACCACCTCGGCCATTTCGCACTGACGGCCCACCTGCTGCCACTGCTGCGCGCCGCCGACAATCCGCGCGTGGTGTCACTGAGCAGCCTGGCGGCCCGCTTTGGCCGGATCAACTTCGACGATCCCAATTTCGAGCGCAGCTATTCGGCCAACCTGTCCTACGGCCAGTCCAAGATCGCGACGCTGATTTTCGCGATCGAACTTGACCGGCTCAGCCGCCGACTCGGGTGGGGCCTGATGTCCAACGCCGCCCACCCAGGGTTGTGCAAGACCAACCTCCAGATCAGCGGACCGTCCCACGGTCGTGAGAAGCCGACCGCGTTGGCGCGCTTCTACCAGTTCAGCTGGCGCTACCTGCCTTTCATGTGGCAAGAGGTCGACGAGGGCATCATCCCCGTGCTGTACGCGGCCGTAGACCCGAAAGCCCGGGGAGCCGAGTTCTACGGCCCGCGCGGATTCCAGGAGCTGGCCGGTGGCGGCGTGGCCGAGGCGCAGATACCCGGCCGGGCTGCCAACGTGGCGGATTCCCGGCGCCTGTGGGAACTGTCCGAGAAGCTGACTGGCGTGAGTTATCCGACGAACTAGGCGACAGCGACTAACGTCAACGCATCGACACAAGGGGGAGGTTGCGATGTCCAGAGACGAAGTCGACAAGCCCGCCGGTGCTGCGGTGCGGCGGTTCGCTCTGCGCTACTGGCTGGCCATCACCCTGGTGGTTCTCGCAGCGATCTTCATCGCCCAGAACCGCGAGCGTCAGCGGGTGCACGTTCTGTGGATCACCGTCGAATCGCCGATGTGGCTGCTGTTGACCGCGATGGCGGTCGTGGGTCTCGTGGTCGGGCTGTTGCTGCACCGCCGCCGCAGGAGCTGACATGCGCGAATCCAGCATCGTGGTGCGCCCGCAGCCGATGGGCAGCCACACCTATACCGAATCATCGCGGCTGCAGGCAGCTGGATTACGAACTGCCACAGCACGTTTCGAAGAGGCAGCCCGTAGCATCGCGATCCCGCGGGCACCGCAGCCCATCGCGATCGCAGACTACGGGGCGGCGACGGGCTACAACTCGCTGCTGCCGATAGGGGCGGCGATCGACATCATCCGCAAACGCACTCGCACCGACCACGCCATCCTGGTCGCCCACACCGACGTCCCCGGAAACGATTTCACCACGTTGTTCAGCACGCTGGCCGACGATCAGGACAGCTACCTGAAAAAGGATTCGGCCACCTACGCCTCGGTGGTCGGCCGGTCGTTCTACAGCCAGATCCTCCCCTCGGACAGCATCGCGCTGGGCTGGAGTTCGTGGGCGATCCACTGGCTGCGGCGGGTGCCGATGCCGATTCCCGACCACATCGAGATCTCCTACAGCGCCGACGACGACGCGCGCCGCGCCTACGCCCGCCAGGCCGCCGAGGACTGGCGGGACTTCATCGCCTTCCGCGGTCGTGAACTGGCGCCGGGGGGCCGGCTGCTGGTGCTGACGGTCGGGCTGAAGCCCGATGGCACTTCGGGATTCGAGGTCGCGTTCGACGCGATCATGACCGCCTTAAACCAATTCGTCGCCGACGGCCTGATCACCGCCGACGAGGTGCGTCGCATGTCGGTTCCCTCAACGGGCCGCGACGAGAAGGACTTTCGTGCGCCGTTTCACCCGTCGGGCCGGTTCGAAGGTCTTTCGATCGAGGACATCGAACTGTTCAACGGCGAGGACCGGTTCTGGGCGCAGTATCAGAGCGATAAAGACGCCGCCGCCTTCGGCACCAATTGGGCTGACTTCCTTCGTGGTTCAATGTTTCCCACGCTGGCCGCAGCGGTGGACACCGACGCCGACGCCGGCCGGGGCCGCGACCGGCGCAGTAAGCGGCGCCGCGAATTCGTCGATCAGCTGCACGACGCCCTGGCCGCTGCGCTCACGACCGCACCGGCGCAAATGTCCATCCCGCTGGCGCTGGTAGTGCTGGAGAAAAGACGCCGGTCAGCCTGAGGGCGGCGGCTGCACGAAGATCTGCGGGATACCCGGAATCGTCGGGATCGGCGGAATGGTCGGGATGAACCTCGGCTGCTGAGGC from the Mycolicibacterium crocinum genome contains:
- a CDS encoding SHOCT domain-containing protein; translated protein: MAATKTVSRILTLSGILMMVIGGVGFIIVMVLNAFVLDEFDAYGEVPIPGAAQVQLPAGPAQISFHTSVTGSPSSGFPLPSLRLNIVPPEGVADPVLTENHGTLTTINSDTHIRIWTAEIPAAGTYQIRTDGQVNGYINPRLAFGKESGAGYLPWVFGGIFGLGLLDLIASLILRRQQPTVQQFTPAHQYTPSDQGVRLEQLKTLAALRDSGALTQDEFDAEKRRILGE
- a CDS encoding DUF1049 domain-containing protein gives rise to the protein MSRDEVDKPAGAAVRRFALRYWLAITLVVLAAIFIAQNRERQRVHVLWITVESPMWLLLTAMAVVGLVVGLLLHRRRRS
- a CDS encoding MBL fold metallo-hydrolase, encoding MSGIERVVTHGTFELDGGSWEVDNNIWIVGDESEVIVIDAAHNAKAIEDAVGNRHVVAVVCTHGHNDHITVAPQLSADLDAPVLLNPADDMLWRMTHGDKQFATIEDGQVLKADGIELHAIATPGHSPGSTCLYAPALGAVFSGDTLFQGGPGATGRSFSDFPTILGSIKDKLGKLPADTVVYTGHGDTTRIGDELVNYDEWVAKGS
- a CDS encoding tautomerase family protein, giving the protein MPFVNVKVIEGVFSAAQKQEIIQKVTDAMVDIEGENMRPVTWVVVEEVSSGDWGVGGHPLHTADVKAMAAQPVSR
- a CDS encoding winged helix-turn-helix transcriptional regulator translates to MNVPKVGRPVRGSSSGRPIMVVLDVLGRRGALRVLWELRDGPLNFRALQEACETNPGSLNARLKDLRELGTVVHDDGGYRLTDSGHSLMKTLNSLQSWSERWASGTQSQS
- a CDS encoding class I SAM-dependent methyltransferase, whose product is MRESSIVVRPQPMGSHTYTESSRLQAAGLRTATARFEEAARSIAIPRAPQPIAIADYGAATGYNSLLPIGAAIDIIRKRTRTDHAILVAHTDVPGNDFTTLFSTLADDQDSYLKKDSATYASVVGRSFYSQILPSDSIALGWSSWAIHWLRRVPMPIPDHIEISYSADDDARRAYARQAAEDWRDFIAFRGRELAPGGRLLVLTVGLKPDGTSGFEVAFDAIMTALNQFVADGLITADEVRRMSVPSTGRDEKDFRAPFHPSGRFEGLSIEDIELFNGEDRFWAQYQSDKDAAAFGTNWADFLRGSMFPTLAAAVDTDADAGRGRDRRSKRRREFVDQLHDALAAALTTAPAQMSIPLALVVLEKRRRSA
- a CDS encoding zinc-binding dehydrogenase; the protein is MKAVSCVHGTLSVIEMPAPKPTDGQLVVNVASCGICGSDLHAKDHADEVRSNAEEMGYRDFMRSDTPVVMGHEFSGEVAERGRKTPKGFRVGTRVVSFPLVRGHGGVHLTGLSPLAPGGYAEQVLVQAAMTFAVPNGLSLDVAALTEPMAVALHAVRRSEIKKGDTAIVIGCGPVGLGIICQLKTLGVATIVASDFSPARRALAARCGAHIVVDPKVDSPYEQASKPLDAPALYEGGMSAMEKLRKLPGWQHVYRVADALGAVAPKRPVIFECVGVPGVLDGIIGAASLNSRVVVAGVCMGADRIRPSMANVKEIDLRFVFAYTPLEFRDTLHMLADGKLDASALVTGKVGLDGVAAAFDALGDPEVHAKILVDPSSSVITP
- a CDS encoding carboxymuconolactone decarboxylase family protein; this encodes MGIVATMTRYKNHSEARVAPAASPLPADIQGSIDAVMRGGEPLILFTTLARDRRLFFKLFSAGLLDRGHLSIRQREIVIDRTTALCNAEYEWGVHVAAYAAKAGLDAPQIASLVEGVADEEHWSDGDRVLIRLCDSLHRSCSVDDELWESLTRYHSDEAIIELLMLAGYYRMISYLVNGLRLPLEPNAPRFADIHGLGQQFRLPAGE
- a CDS encoding TetR/AcrR family transcriptional regulator, which codes for MTSTFQRARRPEQLAARRSAILTAARAALSEKGVDGVTLRDISERVGLAKSNVLRYFDTREAILLEVLHEECRDWVAELEQRLGRPRARKPGYATEIRFAGVVTETLVERRLMCELLGAMAGVLERNISGEFARDFKVRVMQSIATVSELAARQLPWLPDEFVAFFGEGTLSLVAGMFPFSVPTESMRDVISELGFPDPHTRFVEGLRTGLVTWLIGAAAQSPA
- a CDS encoding SDR family oxidoreductase; translated protein: MTDLALTVPDLSGKLAVVTGSNSGLGLGVTKRFAAAGADVVMAIRNRAKGEAAIADIRAEVPDAKLTIKNLDLSSLASVAALGAELNAEGRPIDILVNNAGVMQPPERDTTADGVELQFGCNHLGHFALTAHLLPLLRAADNPRVVSLSSLAARFGRINFDDPNFERSYSANLSYGQSKIATLIFAIELDRLSRRLGWGLMSNAAHPGLCKTNLQISGPSHGREKPTALARFYQFSWRYLPFMWQEVDEGIIPVLYAAVDPKARGAEFYGPRGFQELAGGGVAEAQIPGRAANVADSRRLWELSEKLTGVSYPTN